In a genomic window of Nitrospinota bacterium:
- a CDS encoding enoyl-CoA hydratase/isomerase family protein, with translation MSGYPETIRIERDPDDGRIVTCTFNRPEALNAMNSPMLAGFRRFITWLRDSREARVAILTGAGRAFGTGGDLKEMSEKDVHQGKLYSREAHEIIHTMRGMDTILIAAVGGLAVGGGLEFACACDIRIGADDSTYFFPEAAHGVMPGWGGTQLLPRIVGRAWAMDMLLTGRRLSAEEALGVGLVTNVVPADRLMDEAVSLARSLVKVSWVSLAAMKRSLNRGIEMDLAGGLNFEIEQMAYVYTQPDRAEGLSAFREKREPDFT, from the coding sequence ATGAGCGGATATCCTGAGACCATCCGTATTGAGCGCGACCCGGACGACGGGCGGATCGTCACCTGCACCTTCAACCGGCCCGAGGCCTTGAACGCAATGAACTCCCCTATGCTTGCGGGCTTCCGCCGCTTCATCACCTGGTTGCGCGACAGCCGCGAGGCCCGGGTCGCCATCCTCACAGGAGCCGGGCGGGCCTTCGGCACGGGGGGAGACCTCAAGGAGATGTCCGAAAAAGACGTCCACCAGGGCAAGCTCTACTCCCGCGAGGCTCACGAGATAATCCACACCATGCGGGGGATGGACACCATCCTCATCGCCGCCGTGGGCGGCCTGGCCGTCGGCGGCGGGCTGGAGTTCGCCTGCGCCTGCGACATCCGCATAGGGGCCGACGACTCGACCTACTTCTTCCCCGAAGCGGCCCACGGAGTCATGCCCGGCTGGGGCGGCACGCAGCTTCTGCCCCGTATCGTGGGGCGTGCCTGGGCCATGGACATGCTCCTTACCGGCCGGCGCCTCTCGGCCGAAGAGGCCCTTGGGGTAGGGCTCGTAACCAATGTCGTCCCCGCCGACCGGCTTATGGATGAGGCGGTTTCCTTGGCCCGCTCCCTCGTAAAGGTAAGCTGGGTGTCGCTCGCCGCCATGAAGCGGAGCCTCAACCGGGGGATCGAGATGGACCTCGCCGGCGGCCTCAACTTCGAGATCGAGCAGATGGCCTACGTATACACCCAGCCCGACCGGGCCGAAGGCCTCTCCGCCTTCCGGGAAAAGCGCGAGCCCGACTTCACCTGA
- the amrB gene encoding AmmeMemoRadiSam system protein B has product MENPRLRPLEAFPVEHERRQMICLRDPHGYLEEPFYVAAELGSILQHLDGTNSLRDIQAAHMRQHGELLHTEQLEAFVRELDQALLLESEHFRSFVAETQAAFKRLKARPPALAGSSYPEEAQELNGLLADFFTAPGGPGALTTDGGPPDGRLAAIVAPHIDYARGGPCYAHAYKALRESCQARCFVILGTCHRPTKYPFVLTRKAFQTPLGVAPTDGGFIDSLQARVDYDLFADEFAHRSEHTIEFQVLFLQYILAGRQPFRIVPILVGSFHEAVLNGSSPMTVEPIGQFIEALRETLDEEASGGICVVVSADLAHVGPQFGDPAPLGQSDWDRVRQDDLALMDHAVAADSEGFFQEIVSQGDRNRICGFPPIYTMLAALDDGVEGGLLNYGQWPSAYGTVTFASLAFSRPEVEG; this is encoded by the coding sequence TTGGAGAATCCCCGCCTCAGGCCTCTTGAGGCCTTTCCGGTGGAGCACGAGCGCCGGCAGATGATCTGCTTGCGCGACCCCCACGGCTACCTCGAAGAGCCCTTCTACGTCGCGGCCGAACTCGGAAGCATCCTTCAGCACCTCGACGGGACCAACTCGCTGCGCGATATCCAGGCCGCCCACATGCGACAGCACGGCGAGCTACTGCACACCGAGCAGCTCGAGGCCTTTGTGCGCGAGCTCGACCAGGCGCTTCTGCTGGAGAGCGAACACTTCCGGTCCTTCGTTGCCGAGACTCAAGCTGCCTTCAAGCGCCTGAAGGCCAGGCCCCCGGCCCTTGCGGGCAGCTCATATCCTGAGGAAGCCCAAGAGCTCAACGGCCTGCTGGCCGACTTCTTCACGGCGCCGGGCGGCCCAGGCGCCCTTACCACCGACGGCGGGCCGCCCGATGGACGCCTTGCAGCGATCGTGGCCCCGCACATCGACTACGCCCGCGGCGGGCCCTGCTACGCCCACGCTTACAAGGCCCTCAGGGAATCTTGCCAGGCACGTTGCTTTGTCATTCTCGGAACCTGTCACCGGCCGACGAAGTATCCGTTCGTCTTGACCCGCAAGGCCTTCCAGACGCCCCTCGGCGTGGCGCCGACCGACGGGGGCTTTATCGACAGCCTCCAGGCGCGGGTGGACTACGATCTCTTCGCCGACGAGTTCGCCCACCGCTCCGAGCATACCATCGAGTTCCAGGTCCTGTTTCTCCAATACATATTGGCCGGACGCCAGCCTTTTCGGATCGTCCCGATTCTGGTGGGCTCTTTCCACGAGGCCGTCTTAAACGGTTCCTCTCCCATGACCGTGGAGCCAATCGGGCAGTTCATCGAGGCATTGCGCGAGACACTCGATGAGGAGGCCTCTGGGGGGATCTGCGTTGTGGTCAGCGCCGACCTCGCTCACGTCGGGCCTCAATTCGGAGACCCAGCGCCGTTGGGCCAGAGCGATTGGGACCGTGTACGACAGGACGATCTGGCATTAATGGACCACGCCGTGGCGGCCGATTCCGAGGGCTTCTTCCAAGAGATCGTCTCCCAAGGCGACCGCAACCGCATATGCGGCTTCCCACCTATTTACACGATGCTCGCGGCCCTGGACGACGGTGTGGAAGGGGGGCTGCTCAACTACGGGCAGTGGCCCAGCGCGTACGGAACCGTCACCTTCGCTAGCCTCGCCTTCTCAAGGCCCGAGGTGGAGGGCTGA
- a CDS encoding ABC transporter ATP-binding protein, with amino-acid sequence MSLLRLEGLTKRYAPNDPPAVDGLTLSVEKGEIVALVGPSGCGKTTTLRLIAGFEVPCAGTVEVEGKVLADGKTFVPPERRGVGIVFQDLALFPHLTVEENIAFGLRRLDSETKTQRVQAIIEKVELGSFAKRYPHELSGGQQQRVALARALAPQPSILLLDEPMGAIEARLKKEMIIELKVLQRQLGVATLYITHDRAEAMKVADRLAVMKDGRLEQVGRPEVVYRRPRSRFVASFLGKALILEGQVKDGQVETALGTFPMFRPDGPVTLALRPEDLQIDPFGTIRGRLIHRMFLGQEGEVYLVEVDGLRVNCSCLANGIWPHQVGDEVGLTIVQTPSALEE; translated from the coding sequence ATGAGCCTCCTTCGCCTCGAAGGGCTGACAAAACGATACGCCCCGAACGACCCTCCCGCAGTGGACGGCCTCACCCTCAGCGTGGAGAAGGGGGAGATCGTGGCCCTCGTGGGCCCCAGCGGATGCGGGAAAACCACCACGTTACGCCTCATCGCTGGATTTGAGGTGCCTTGTGCCGGGACGGTAGAGGTGGAGGGTAAGGTCCTAGCCGATGGAAAAACCTTCGTGCCGCCGGAGCGACGCGGGGTCGGGATAGTCTTTCAGGACTTGGCCCTCTTCCCTCACCTGACCGTCGAGGAGAACATCGCGTTCGGCCTCCGGAGGCTCGACTCCGAGACCAAGACCCAGCGCGTCCAAGCGATAATTGAGAAGGTGGAGCTTGGCTCATTTGCAAAACGGTACCCTCACGAGCTCTCAGGCGGTCAGCAACAGCGGGTGGCTCTAGCCAGGGCCCTCGCCCCACAGCCTTCAATCCTGCTCTTGGACGAGCCGATGGGCGCCATCGAGGCCCGGCTCAAAAAAGAGATGATCATCGAGCTCAAGGTGCTCCAGCGCCAGCTCGGCGTGGCGACCCTCTACATCACCCACGACCGCGCCGAGGCCATGAAGGTCGCCGACCGGCTTGCCGTCATGAAGGATGGGCGGCTCGAACAGGTCGGCCGCCCGGAAGTCGTCTACCGACGGCCCCGCAGCCGGTTCGTCGCCTCCTTCCTAGGAAAAGCTCTAATCTTGGAGGGCCAGGTCAAGGACGGGCAGGTGGAGACCGCCCTCGGCACCTTCCCCATGTTCAGGCCCGATGGACCGGTAACTCTAGCTTTGCGGCCCGAGGACCTACAAATCGACCCATTCGGAACGATCCGGGGCCGCCTCATCCATCGGATGTTCTTGGGCCAGGAGGGAGAGGTCTACTTAGTGGAGGTCGATGGTCTTCGTGTCAACTGCTCCTGCCTTGCGAACGGGATATGGCCTCACCAGGTGGGGGACGAGGTGGGCTTGACCATCGTCCAGACGCCCTCCGCGCTGGAGGAGTGA
- a CDS encoding iron ABC transporter permease, translating into MERSLSLRTALRLQGFLEGDRLRHLSGFALTGVVATTILGPLAFLAWKGLGLGLGEFFTRMGELGLHRIVARVCVLAVITTGLALVWAVPMAWITARTDLPGRGLIHWLAPLPLAIPPYIGALVYQILLAPTGFVNHLVARLAGQQPSKLQVFNIYSLWGAAWVLSLFTYPYIYLLVRAGLDRANPALEEVAQAAGMGRWEVARRVILPLLRPALLAGSLMVFLYSWADFGVVSLLRVRTLTSVIYDFVQGTMDWTIPAGLSVVLVVMTVGILLVQLKFLGRARYTQVTARSRPPERIPLGRGARSIAYCFVALVLSCSFFLPLLVLALQASRIGASEIVSLLSFEWRVILNSLWMAALGASLALLLALAVGWFQERRRRGWGASTLFQVGYAIPGTALGLGMVGFFHTALPWVYASPLVVALGYVILFTTPAFQSVKAALEQLPLSLEEAARGFGRGPLRTFWEVILPLIRPGLLGGWVLVFILSMRELAATLIVRPPGFDTLPVRIWIYTMDIGPEPRAAALALTLVGLVAVPWLLLSLWRPRDIAWSS; encoded by the coding sequence TTGGAGCGCTCCTTATCCCTTAGGACGGCCCTCCGACTCCAAGGATTTCTGGAGGGGGACCGCCTCAGGCACCTCTCGGGCTTCGCTCTGACGGGAGTCGTGGCGACCACCATCTTGGGGCCCCTGGCGTTTCTGGCCTGGAAGGGTCTCGGCCTAGGGCTTGGGGAATTCTTTACCAGGATGGGTGAGCTCGGCCTTCACCGGATCGTTGCTCGGGTCTGCGTTTTGGCCGTCATCACCACAGGGTTGGCCCTGGTGTGGGCGGTTCCGATGGCTTGGATCACTGCCAGGACCGATCTGCCCGGAAGAGGGCTAATCCACTGGCTCGCACCCCTTCCTTTAGCGATCCCCCCTTATATTGGGGCCCTGGTCTATCAAATCCTCCTGGCTCCGACGGGCTTCGTCAACCACTTGGTGGCCAGATTGGCGGGCCAGCAGCCCTCTAAACTCCAAGTGTTTAACATCTACAGCCTCTGGGGAGCCGCTTGGGTCTTGAGCCTCTTCACCTACCCGTATATCTACCTGCTTGTGCGAGCGGGTCTGGATCGAGCCAACCCCGCCTTAGAGGAGGTGGCCCAGGCCGCCGGGATGGGCCGATGGGAGGTCGCGCGCCGCGTCATCCTTCCCCTGCTCCGCCCCGCGCTCCTCGCCGGTAGTCTCATGGTCTTTCTGTACAGCTGGGCCGATTTCGGGGTGGTCTCTCTGCTGCGGGTCCGAACGCTTACATCTGTTATTTACGACTTTGTTCAGGGGACGATGGATTGGACGATTCCGGCGGGGCTCTCGGTGGTGTTGGTCGTCATGACCGTTGGTATCCTACTTGTTCAGCTTAAATTTCTGGGTCGGGCCAGGTACACCCAAGTCACCGCCAGAAGCAGGCCCCCAGAGCGCATTCCCCTTGGGAGGGGGGCTCGCAGTATCGCTTACTGCTTCGTGGCTCTGGTACTTAGCTGCTCCTTCTTTCTTCCCTTGCTGGTTCTGGCTCTCCAGGCATCCCGAATCGGCGCGAGCGAGATCGTCTCCTTGCTGAGCTTCGAATGGAGAGTGATACTGAACTCCCTCTGGATGGCCGCCCTCGGGGCGAGTTTGGCACTGCTCCTCGCCCTAGCCGTCGGGTGGTTTCAGGAGCGCCGACGCCGGGGCTGGGGGGCCTCCACGCTCTTTCAGGTCGGCTACGCGATCCCCGGCACCGCCTTAGGCCTGGGCATGGTGGGGTTCTTTCACACCGCCCTGCCTTGGGTCTATGCTTCGCCGCTGGTTGTGGCCTTAGGATACGTCATCCTCTTCACCACCCCGGCATTTCAATCGGTCAAGGCGGCGCTCGAGCAGCTTCCCCTCTCTCTCGAGGAGGCGGCCCGGGGTTTCGGACGGGGGCCGCTTAGAACCTTCTGGGAGGTTATCCTCCCGCTTATCCGGCCGGGCCTTTTGGGGGGATGGGTCTTGGTATTCATCCTCTCCATGCGGGAGCTGGCGGCGACCCTCATCGTCCGTCCTCCCGGTTTCGACACGCTGCCTGTACGAATTTGGATATACACGATGGACATCGGACCGGAGCCCCGCGCAGCCGCTCTGGCCTTGACATTGGTGGGCCTCGTGGCGGTGCCGTGGCTTCTCCTATCGCTGTGGCGCCCCAGGGACATCGCCTGGAGTTCTTAA
- a CDS encoding extracellular solute-binding protein, protein MNVRVLRVVAGAIALCFAALAGVGLAPKMAQAKKDLVVYSARKENLIRPTIQAFQDETGITVTLLTGKAGELARRIEIEQGDPLGDVFVGTAAGIAELLRRKGLLALYDSPHLGAVPSEFRASDGSWVGVTGRVRVILYNKDLLKGIDLPTSFFELTDPKWKGKVALASMAERTTVSWLAAIMALKGEDFTTKYVRALKANGLKVLKNNTEVRRAVARGEYPLGITNHYYYMIHLDEDPESPIGILYPDQGAGQMGTPMATITAAIIRGAAHMNEATRFIDFLLQPRGNLLLVKGKYEIPLLNGVRPVGEEKGVKGLGEFKRAPVTQARMADFEPIVEKRFGALLIP, encoded by the coding sequence ATGAATGTGAGAGTACTGCGCGTTGTGGCGGGAGCGATTGCGTTGTGTTTCGCCGCACTGGCGGGGGTGGGGCTCGCCCCGAAGATGGCTCAGGCGAAAAAGGACCTAGTGGTTTACTCCGCTCGCAAAGAGAATTTAATTCGCCCCACCATTCAGGCATTTCAAGATGAGACAGGGATAACGGTCACACTGCTGACGGGGAAAGCTGGAGAGCTGGCCCGCCGGATCGAAATCGAGCAGGGCGATCCACTGGGTGATGTTTTCGTAGGAACAGCAGCCGGAATTGCAGAACTGCTCAGGCGCAAAGGGCTCCTGGCCCTCTATGATTCCCCGCACCTCGGGGCGGTTCCCTCCGAGTTCAGGGCCTCCGACGGCTCCTGGGTGGGAGTCACCGGCCGGGTCCGGGTGATTCTGTATAACAAGGACTTGTTGAAGGGCATCGACCTCCCCACATCCTTCTTCGAGCTGACCGACCCGAAGTGGAAAGGGAAAGTGGCTTTGGCCTCCATGGCAGAGCGGACCACAGTGAGCTGGTTGGCGGCCATCATGGCCCTGAAAGGCGAGGACTTTACCACGAAGTACGTACGCGCCTTGAAGGCCAACGGCCTCAAGGTATTGAAAAACAACACCGAAGTGCGCCGTGCCGTGGCCAGGGGGGAGTACCCATTGGGGATTACCAACCACTACTACTACATGATCCATCTTGATGAAGACCCAGAAAGCCCCATAGGAATTCTCTACCCCGACCAGGGGGCGGGACAGATGGGTACTCCGATGGCGACCATCACCGCGGCCATCATCCGGGGCGCCGCTCACATGAACGAGGCCACGCGGTTCATAGACTTCCTACTCCAGCCCAGAGGGAACCTGCTGCTCGTGAAAGGAAAGTATGAGATCCCTCTCCTGAACGGCGTGCGGCCCGTCGGCGAGGAAAAAGGGGTGAAGGGCCTCGGAGAGTTCAAGCGGGCCCCCGTGACCCAGGCGCGGATGGCCGATTTCGAACCCATAGTGGAGAAGCGATTTGGAGCGCTCCTTATCCCTTAG
- a CDS encoding metal-dependent hydrolase, with product MAPTGDLAITWLGHSTFTLTTPGGKTVLIDPWVEGNPACPEEAKSFDAIDIMLITHAHFDHMGDAVALAQAHGPQVVAIFEISQWLEAKGVENCNPMGKSGTVEVGGIKVTMVEAQHSAGLLDDDGRLIYGGEPAGLVVELETGLKLYHAGDTGVFSDMALISELYEPAITLLPIGDRFTMGPREAAYACKLLKPKLVIPMHYGTFGLLTGTPEEFQGLVEGMDFEVVVLTPGATHTVSGGTL from the coding sequence ATGGCACCGACCGGCGATCTCGCCATCACGTGGCTAGGCCACTCCACCTTCACCCTCACCACCCCAGGCGGCAAGACGGTGCTCATCGACCCGTGGGTCGAGGGCAACCCGGCCTGCCCCGAGGAGGCCAAGTCCTTCGATGCCATCGACATCATGCTCATCACCCACGCCCACTTCGACCACATGGGCGACGCCGTGGCCCTCGCCCAGGCCCATGGTCCTCAGGTGGTCGCGATTTTCGAGATCTCCCAGTGGTTGGAGGCCAAGGGGGTGGAAAACTGTAACCCGATGGGCAAGAGCGGCACGGTGGAGGTGGGGGGGATCAAGGTGACGATGGTGGAAGCCCAGCACAGCGCCGGGCTCTTGGACGACGACGGCCGACTCATATACGGCGGCGAGCCGGCGGGCCTTGTCGTGGAGCTTGAGACGGGCCTAAAGCTCTACCACGCCGGGGATACGGGCGTCTTTTCCGACATGGCCCTCATCAGCGAGCTGTACGAGCCCGCCATCACTCTGCTCCCCATTGGGGATCGGTTCACCATGGGGCCCCGAGAGGCCGCCTACGCCTGTAAGCTGTTGAAGCCAAAGCTGGTCATCCCCATGCACTACGGCACTTTCGGGCTCCTTACGGGGACGCCTGAAGAGTTCCAGGGGCTGGTCGAAGGAATGGACTTTGAAGTGGTTGTGCTCACACCCGGAGCCACCCACACCGTGAGTGGCGGGACGCTCTAG
- a CDS encoding RNA methyltransferase, whose amino-acid sequence MNATPLDAFVVVLVEPQGPANVGSVARAMKNMGFGRLRLVNPGEWYGPEARKMSMKGRDVLEAAELFESLADAVADCGHVVATTRRGGPMRSAAKPPRELARDWIAVGAASRVALVFGPEDRGLSNQELSLCQGICTIPAEPSVSSLNLAQAVLIVCYECYLASEGSGPPGGATPLASHADLEAMYEQMRPELERIGFLQGSHADHIMFALRQMFGRAGLTDREVRIIRGIFQQMRWYIEEGSLRERSPATPPTEG is encoded by the coding sequence CAAGGCCCGGCCAATGTGGGCTCGGTTGCCCGCGCGATGAAGAACATGGGATTCGGCCGTCTTCGGCTCGTTAACCCTGGCGAGTGGTACGGCCCCGAGGCCCGGAAGATGTCCATGAAGGGCCGGGACGTGCTAGAGGCCGCCGAGCTTTTCGAGAGCTTGGCCGATGCGGTGGCCGACTGCGGACATGTTGTGGCAACGACCCGACGAGGCGGGCCCATGCGCTCCGCAGCGAAGCCGCCCCGCGAGCTAGCCCGCGACTGGATCGCCGTTGGAGCGGCCAGCCGGGTCGCCCTGGTCTTCGGGCCCGAGGACCGGGGGCTCTCCAACCAGGAATTGTCCCTCTGCCAGGGCATATGCACGATCCCGGCCGAGCCGTCCGTAAGCTCCCTCAACCTGGCCCAGGCGGTCCTCATCGTCTGCTACGAGTGCTACTTGGCCTCCGAGGGGAGCGGGCCTCCCGGGGGGGCGACGCCGCTGGCCTCCCACGCGGACCTAGAGGCCATGTACGAGCAAATGCGCCCCGAGCTCGAACGGATAGGCTTCCTCCAGGGCTCTCACGCCGATCACATCATGTTTGCGCTACGCCAGATGTTCGGCAGGGCTGGCTTGACCGATCGGGAAGTCCGCATCATTAGGGGCATCTTCCAGCAGATGCGGTGGTACATCGAGGAGGGCTCCTTACGGGAGCGGTCCCCAGCCACACCGCCGACCGAGGGGTGA